The Gammaproteobacteria bacterium genome contains the following window.
CAGGCACCCATCAGTGAGCCGAATCAAACGGATTATGGTTATGCTTCGACAGGGGGAACAACACCAAGAATTGTAAAATTATCAGATGCACCATCAAATTTTAATGAAACGTTGGTAACGAATGTTAAGTCAGCTATAGTTTCTGTCAATCCGCCAGATGACTTGATGACTGCGCAAGCAACTCTCTCGTCCTCAGCGGAAACCATGGAATTCGATTTAGGCTTGCTGGAGAATATGGATGATGATTTTGAACGAGAAATCGAATCTTCTCCCCTACCATCATCGCAAACGTTAGGTATTCCCAATGCGGCTACCAGTTCGCCTACGACCATTTCCACGCCAACAAAAGTCAATACTTTAGATAGTATGGGTGCTGACGAACTTGATGACCTATTCGCGTCATTAAACGCGGAAGTTACTACTTCAGCAATGCAAAACGTTCCCGCGCCTCTGAAAATTTCCACATCGGTCAAAGATGATATAGATATTTCCTCGATTCCAGAGCTTGCTGTAGCCAAACCCGCTGATAAAAATAATTCAAAGCTCACCTGGAATGATTTAAAAACGAGCCAATCACTAATCAATCTAGATGAATCAATGGAATTTGACCTGATTGATATTAATAATCCTTTATCCTCAGCTATAACTAAATCTTTTTCTGAAATTTCATTTCCGGCTGCTACCGGAGAATTTTTTCTGCCGGGAGAAGAACAACGACAAGATATCGCTGATGCAATGCTTTCAGATAGCTTGACTACGTTTGAACTGGACAAGTTACCTAGATTCATGGAAAACAAGGAGCAACGATGGACCACACTGGAACCAGAATTAAATAACGGTTTGAATGATGGAGTAAACAATAGGGTAGGAATTGATGAAGAACAAGAATCGTTAGCACAAAATGAGATTGGAACAAAACTTGATTTGGCTCAGTTTTACTTAGACATTGGCGACAAGGAAGGTGCCCAGGAAGCACTCCAGGAAGTAATCAAGGAAGGCAATCCTACCCAACGTCGAATGGCCGAGGAACTCCTCGCCAAGATCACTTGATGCGTTTCGCATTGGGGTTGGAATACGACGGAAGCGCATTTCACGGTTGGCAAAGCCAAACCGGGATGCGTACCGTACAAAGTTGCCTGGAGCAGGCTCTATCCAAGGTGGCTAACCAACCAATCACAGTCGTGGTGGCAGGTCGTACCGATGCTGGGGTTCACGCTGGCGCTGGTGGAACACATGGACAAGTTGCCCATTTTGATACCGCAGTCCGTCGATCCTCACGGGCATGGGTTTTAGGGGGTAACCTTTATCTGCCCCCAGATGTTGCGATCTGTTGGGTACGTATCGTGTCTGACGATTTCCATGCACGATTTTCCGCGCGTAGTCGTCATTACCGCTACGTCATCCATAATTCCCTTACTCGTGCCGCCCTCAACCGAACCCGCGTTACTTGGGAACACCGACGGTTAGATGTAGAAAAAATGGCCAATGCTGCAAGTTATTTATTAGGAACTCATGACTTCTCGTCATTCCGTGCCCGAGGCTGTCAGGCTAAAAGTCCGATACGCACCATTCAATGCTTAAATGTGGCCAGAGATGGTACCACTATAATTATTGAAGTCGTGGCTAATGCTTTTCTCCACCACATGGTGCGCAATATTGTTGGCGTACTGATTACAATCGGCGCGGGTGAGCGCCCTACTGAATGGACGCGAGAAGTATTGGAAAAACGTAACCGTTCCTGCGGAGGAGTTACCGCGCCACCAGAAGGATTACACCTTATAGGAGTGGAATATCCATCCCGATTTGGTATTCCACCTTTGACGGCTTGGGAAGATGACTCACCCTAAACGATTAAACAAAGATAACCCTGAAACCTTCACATAAGCCTGTTGAGCGGCTTGCAAGCCTAAAGTCTGAAGATTGAGAGTAGAAACCGCAGTTGTATAATCAAGATCTTCTAATTCTGACAAGCTGGAACTAAGTTGAATGGAAAAATAATTATTGATGTCCTGAGCGCTGCTAATTCGATTTAACCGCGAACCAATCGCGGAACGGGTATCTAAAACCCGAATGTGAGCGTGATCGATATCTTCAAGTGTCCGGGATACGGTATTAGCCACCATGGCGCTTGCTTTTTCATCGGTAGCATTTTCCAAAGTATAAGCAAGCGTATTCAGCGTAGAAAAAATATCTTGTTTAGCTGCTGGCGCGATAACAAAACTATCATTTATCGCGGGAATACCGGTGATTTTTGTTTGAATACCGTTAAAAGTAATCGGCTTTCCACTCTGGTAGGAACCATGATTAACTACCTTCCCGGCACTATCTTTAACTTGGTACATGGTAGCTGAAGAAAAGGATAACGTATAAATATCTTGCTTCCACGCGCTGGAATCCACAACCGTGCTACGCTCCATAAATCCGGTACCTGTATTATTGGGATTAGGGCCAACTGAGGCAATAGTAAATCGGTCTCCTAAAACAGGTAGGCCAGTGATACTGGTCTGAATACCACGAAAAGAGATTGCGTCACCACTGCGATAATTGCCCGTTATTACCGAACCTCCAGCACTGTCTTTTATTTCATAAGTATCGTCCGCAGTAAATTCTAAGCTGTAAGTATCGGGTAGCCAATCATCAAGATTAGTGACAATCCCCGGTTCAATAGTCGCAGATCCATTGTTATTCGTGATGGGAGCGGTCACAAAAACGCCGTTGCCGTTACCGGTAGCGATATCCATGAATACGTCCCAACCAGAATCTCCTGTTGCCACTTGATCCGATGATGCGATTTGGAGAAAACGGCTACCTTGATCTCCCATATAGGTTACTTTGCTGGCATTTAGC
Protein-coding sequences here:
- the truA gene encoding tRNA pseudouridine(38-40) synthase, with amino-acid sequence MRFALGLEYDGSAFHGWQSQTGMRTVQSCLEQALSKVANQPITVVVAGRTDAGVHAGAGGTHGQVAHFDTAVRRSSRAWVLGGNLYLPPDVAICWVRIVSDDFHARFSARSRHYRYVIHNSLTRAALNRTRVTWEHRRLDVEKMANAASYLLGTHDFSSFRARGCQAKSPIRTIQCLNVARDGTTIIIEVVANAFLHHMVRNIVGVLITIGAGERPTEWTREVLEKRNRSCGGVTAPPEGLHLIGVEYPSRFGIPPLTAWEDDSP
- a CDS encoding flagellar hook-associated protein 3 FlgL — its product is MRISTAMFHEHTISSILNDQSKIEETQNRLATGRRMLSPADDPAAATRALDLRRAIATNDQYQKNADAATSRLNLEESSLVGVGNILQRVRELALQANNADLNNSDRQSIAVEVRQSFDALVGLANTRDPNGEYLFSGYNTNTQPFKLNASKVTYMGDQGSRFLQIASSDQVATGDSGWDVFMDIATGNGNGVFVTAPITNNNGSATIEPGIVTNLDDWLPDTYSLEFTADDTYEIKDSAGGSVITGNYRSGDAISFRGIQTSITGLPVLGDRFTIASVGPNPNNTGTGFMERSTVVDSSAWKQDIYTLSFSSATMYQVKDSAGKVVNHGSYQSGKPITFNGIQTKITGIPAINDSFVIAPAAKQDIFSTLNTLAYTLENATDEKASAMVANTVSRTLEDIDHAHIRVLDTRSAIGSRLNRISSAQDINNYFSIQLSSSLSELEDLDYTTAVSTLNLQTLGLQAAQQAYVKVSGLSLFNRLG